The DNA segment TATGAGAGGAGCAGTGCTGACAGAGCTACTGTATGTACGGCTTTACAGGCGAGACATTTAATGACTTTGGGAGATTAATCAACTTCAactgctgtcacacacacacacaaaaaaaaaaaggtgtgtgtaAGACAGCACTGCACTTTCTCTCATGTCACACTGTGTTTGAAGTACATGTATGCTATTCTTACCAGTGGTTCAGGTGTGGTGATGCTAACGGTGTGTCGAGGTCTTGATGGAGAATGAGGAGCCGCCGCTGCAGCCGACACGTACAGCTTGCTCTGCTCGGGCGTGGACGGAGATGTGACGGGTGACCTGTTGATCTCCGCCGCCAGACCGTACGGTGTCGCCCCCACCATGAAGTGAGCTGAGGACATCATGGTAGGCAGGGTGAAGCTCAGTTTGGGGTCGGAGCCCTGTTGTTGGAGACCGCTGGCAACTAGGGGGTAATGGGAGAGGGCGGCGGAGGGTAGCAGGACGCAGGGCATGGCCAGGGTGGGGACGCTGTTAGGAGGGAGGGCGAGACCGGCTGGCTGCTGAccggcagagaggaggaagttgAAGCTGTTCAGACCTGGagacaagacagacagaaaaggagagaacaTGAGTTTTTAGAGCAAAGAATGTCATGTTCTTTTAAATGCAGTACATTTAAGATTTCATGTTTAGAAACTTCCAACAGCAGTGCTCTACCTAAACCTGATTGATTTTTGTAAAATAtgggaataaaacattttaaacgtattcattttaatttggttatttaacatttcattgaTAAACCTCCTTACTAACTTTCTCCTTCTAACATTTACAGATGTTTCTAAAATAATCCATATATTTAACACTTGATCCTTTATTCTTCTTAATTAGATGAAAGCAAACAGATCAgacttgttttctctctttttgaaCTAAAGGTGTATATACCTGCATTGTTGGGTACATAGAGGTAGTGTGATGGTTGGGTTGGCTCACTGCTGCTGGCTACACTCTCATCTAAAGCCTCTCTGGAGAGTCCTGCAGGGCGACTGGGTAAAGTCCTGGTGGAACCGCTCTGTAAACACTGTGCTGCTTCTCTCTGAGGGTCAGCTCTCATCtggaagagagaagggggaaaaaaatcttaaatgtaGAGCAACTTACCATTTTACTGCGTGACATTATTCCACTAATTCACATCCGAACAGATCATTTACAATTGAATACAATGCTATTCCCATTCTCAATGATATTGAATTCGACTTTCCTGTCGTTATTAGGGTTGTGCAGCCTGATTAATTGCACAGGATTTTCCAGTTATCAAATATCCTCCACATCAGTGAGAGGAGAGGTCTTTAATTACACCAGGAATGACTTATCTTCATCAGAGTGTGTATTTCATGGTTTCAATTTAACGCTCTGCTATGCACAATCATTAACAGCACAATCTGATTATAGACACACAATCAGCAGCATGACATCATAGAGTGTGACTGggttaaaataatgatgttgGTAGTCAGTCTTTTACTTAAACCAAAATGAATTGAGtgctcatttgcattttaatacCATCACCTCACCTTGTCACAATCCTCTAATTCAGTTCCCTTCTTCTTCGCCaccgtctcctcctcttccctttcctccctccgtctcttcctcccctcctcggACTCAGGCGACCTTTGACCTTCGGGGGTGTGGTCCGGTTGCTCCGGCGCCCTGTACAGCATGACCACAGAGGGCTGGGACAGGCTGGGGAGGTAGGCCAGGCAGTGGGGGGAGGAGGACGATGGGAAGAGGTTCTCGGGGTAGAGGGTGGGTGCCAGCAGGGTGGGCTGTGAGGAGGACGGAGGCAGCGGGCTGGTCTGGTTACTGTGGAGAAACAAACGGCAGGACAGTCAGTTTTCTGAAGTTTCATTATAATTACAGTTTAGATTGTTAGACTGATGGCTGGTTCTGCCTCAAATTCCCATTCTGAATAATGTCaggattctttttttcttctttggtccagtcaaaacacaaattaagaacaatatatcaatatcgtGAGACTAAATATCGTCTTAGATGTTGGATAATATAGCAtgtgtcattatatccacattactgatgactATTGATCAGAaatctcattattttaatattatgtgAAAGAACTGacagtcatccctacaatatatTGTGATACTTATAGAGGTTTTTGGTCaaatgctatgctatgctatgctaagctaaccagctacTGGCTGCAGCTTCATATAAAAGTGGTATCAATCCTCTCATCTAACTGTCAGCAAGATTGTGAATATGTGTATTTCCCAACATATCAACCTACTCTTTTATTAATCTTGAGTTTGGGGATTTGGGGAACCACAGCTATGATGCCTACTGCTACTTCACCTCTCTATGTAACTCCTTGCTAATACACCGCTAGTTAACTGAATCCTATCCTGTGGGCTGCTGCTGCCCCTGTTGCACTTTGACCCAGCCTCACATGTATAAAATATCCCTTCTGAACAGCCACATATACTTCCCCCCGTCTTattttctttgctccttccaaAAACACTTAACAGCCGCAGCCTGGAGGCAGCTGTGGTTTGGACGCAAGGAAGCAAACCGTAGAAATAACATGAAACTACTGTGTGCTGTACGCGCTGAGCCAACGCATACATCtataagagacaaaaaaaaaatacacagggGCCGGCTCCTGTTACATGTAGCCTGAAGCTAGATGGAGCAGCCAATGCAAGCACAGGCAGGCAGTGTGAAATATTATGTGTGAGAGGCTGAGATTAAAGAGTCCTGGCCTGGCGTCTCCTATCTAGTTTTGAATGCATAATGTATGGAAACTGAGTGAGTCCATTTGGCTGAAATTATGCAGCGTCGGTCTAAAAGTAGAAGAATCATCTCTCTATTATAAATGTcatgaagagtgtgtgtgtgtgtgtgtgtgtgtgtgtgtgtgtggtagataTGTAGTGAGTGACTGCAGATAAATATAAAccataagagtgtgtgtgtgtgagtgacggtgacgctctcctctgctctcagtgtgttcaatgtgtgtgtgtgtgtgtgtgttacttacTCTGTGCTGTTTCCAAACTGTAGTCGACACACTGCGCTGTTGCCTGTCGTCTTTCTGGAATAATCTACAGGCTGATTTGGCAAACCTGTGATGTGAGAGAACGGTTTatcagaagagaagaagaaaatgtttcacCATGatcaactttttttcttacaaatatGCTGTGTACTTGTGTTGGTGACATCTCTTACCTATTAGCTCCCTGCGTGGGCTGCTGGGGGCGGAGTTGACCTGCCGTTGGACGGCTATAGAAGTCGGCGTGATGTTAAAAGAGGCATGGCGCGCCATCTTAGCTTTCCTGAGGTCCTGGCCTGCCATTGGCTGCGTGGCTTCAGGAGGTGGGATGGGCGCTACATTCACAGTATTTCCTacagaggatgaggatgatgatgatgatgatagcgACAGGGTTAAATGTGAATGAAATGTAAGGGTCTTGAGGTTTAGATGATTATGAATGACGGTGTGTCTCAGATTCTCACCGGAATTTCCACAGTTGTTGAATTCGACTGGGCCGAGCCACTTGAAGGCCGGcttcctgcctctctcctctcgGACGTGGACCTTCTTTATGAGGCCCAGGCTGGTCAGCACGTTGGCGATATCGTACAGACGCCTCACCTTAGCTGAAGATACAGATGATGATTAGTTTAGATTTGTATTTCTGGATTAACAGAACCACTAACACCACCAAAACAATCTGCTGGTGATACCACATGAGATGTTGGTGCTCCTGCTGGATTTACTTACTTTTGTACTTGCTGTGACTGGACGAGTCCTGGCTCTCCTCTATGAGGATCTTTGCTGCCGTGTCCAGAGTAACAGTCTGAGTTTTGGACACTAGGAACAGCATGACGAACTTCTGGCTCATGATGCGCAGAGACTTGTCTTTTCTATTGCCGGCCGCTGCAGAACAACAAAGTACACAAAGTATGTCAGATTACTATATATTTCTTGTGTTGTTGTTACATTagatttaaaacatgttaaagaCTTGACATGAAACccaaaacatgtaaatgtgcaTCACACATGCACTGTTAGCCATTAAATGCATTGACAACAGTATGAGGTTCTACTGTAAGTCATATGGGTTTACTAAACTACATCTTGTTCCAGTTACATGGATATAATGAGATTTTTCTTTACCATCAAAACCCCTCAccactaaaactaaacatgtcaaaactaaaggaaaatgtatcattttagAATATGTTCTAATGCTGCATCTGCACTACCATTATCAACATCTGGATGTTGTTTTTGCGGAGGTGAAATGTTTTCCTCTTGTCAATCATCATGTTCTCCaatcataaaacatgaaaaatataaaaaaaattaaatgagtaAGAGTAACCCATTTGTAGCCGTAGTTGTGGCTCTGTAGTGATAACCATTATATGTTATTATATCACCTGAGCCCATCACAGGAAACTGACCACAATACCAGCCCACATTAAATAGTTAATAAACCTCAAAGCCTGTCAGCAGCCTTTCACTTTATAAATTACCTCTTTGTCATGAGTGCTCTTATCATCCTATCACACCATcaagtcaacacacacacacactcttcatgAAAATCTGTTAGTGTGTACATGAGGAGGTGGGGGTCGCTATGGAAACCAGACTGATAATCATTCCTGTGGGTTTAAGCCTGAGGAGAAACCATC comes from the Scomber japonicus isolate fScoJap1 chromosome 23, fScoJap1.pri, whole genome shotgun sequence genome and includes:
- the e2f7 gene encoding LOW QUALITY PROTEIN: transcription factor E2F7 (The sequence of the model RefSeq protein was modified relative to this genomic sequence to represent the inferred CDS: substituted 1 base at 1 genomic stop codon), yielding MEVECLALKDLTSPRKSFPMDPEEEEEEDGGQSEQKENICTGRRRSTPLKSTESAVPSLLINRKSATPDLAHITHITPIKHTALAEPWTPTANLKMLISAASPDMRDREMKKVLFRPIENEKDKPASPDTVTEDTEVEDSCQFEAMEEEDDAEKKPSRKQKSLGLLCQKFLALYPDYPSPHDTIWISLDEVATNLGVERRRIYDIVNVLESLMIVGRIAKNSYTWYGRQRLEVTLEDLQRRGRQQGYHLQMELAAEARGAGVGREDDGGEGDGSQAAGNRKDKSLRIMSQKFVMLFLVSKTQTVTLDTAAKILIEESQDSSSHSKYKTKVRRLYDIANVLTSLGLIKKVHVREERGRKPAFKWLGPVEFNNCGNSGNTVNVAPIPPPEATQPMAGQDLRKAKMARHASFNITPTSIAVQRQVNSAPSSPRRELIGLPNQPVDYSRKTTGNSAVCRLQFGNSTDNQTSPLPPSSSQPTLLAPTLYPENLFPSSSSPHCLAYLPSLSQPSVVMLYRAPEQPDHTPEGQRSPESEEGRKRRREEREEEETVAKKKGTELEDCDKVRADPQREAAQCLQSGSTRTLPSRPAGLSREALDESVASSSEPTQPSHYLYVPNNAGLNSFNFLLSAGQQPAGLALPPNSVPTLAMPCVLLPSAALSHYPLVASGLQQQGSDPKLSFTLPTMMSSAHFMVGATPYGLAAEINRSPVTSPSTPEQSKLYVSAAAAAPHSPSRPRHTVSITTPEPLTPHTPKETPASASKAFFQTPGTLGSVVSATPASRKRGSAQRRLDIGHPPSSXTVSVWLTLALMQ